The DNA sequence GCAGGTCAGTGGGACATCCCCTTTGGTTCTTTCCTCGTTGTATCTCTTTGCCTTTTTTCTTTCAGTTTTGCATCTTTGGTAAATTTGCTTTAGTATTGTAAAGGGAATATGAGGACAAGACAAACTAGGTGTCCATACATGCAGGGAAGGGGAATCCAGACCCAGGGTTAAATGCTTTTAGTGGGTCCTATTTGGGGTTTATCTTCTCTGCCCAAGTGCTGCTCATGCTCATCATAGGTTCTTGACTGTTTATGGAAACTATCCCTAAAAGGGTTTGGCTACAGGTTTATGAATCCCGGCTTCAACCTGATAGCATCAACCATGATCCCTCATTCATACTTGGTTGACAAAGCTAGAAAGTACAGACATTTTAATTCTAAGAACAAATTGACTAAACTATCGTAGCTATTCTTACATGAGATGTTTGCAAGTTAGACAACATTTAATTGAAGGTTAGTGATAGAGATCTTCATACTGAGAACTGACAATGGAAGTTTGCATTAGTATGACCCACAAGAGGACAGGAAATTTTCATCCTTCTGGCAGCTAAAAATTACATGTGGCATTTGATATGGACTTATGGAGAAGCTAAGGGTTAGGCTTCTGGGCTTCCTCTTGTGGACGTGTGTGCACATGGTAAGGTGCAAAAACACCAAGTGAAGAGGCTATAGCTATAGACCCCAGCTAACTGGATTCTTATTCCAATGAATTGACCTTTGCATTCAGCCTTACCACCATGACCAATTAGCACCTTTTCCAAACTTCTATCTGATCCAACTATTAAAATAGGAACTGGTAACACTTGTCATTATTTCATATATGGAGGATGGAAATTTCATCCTCCTGGTCATTGCGggttttttttgcccttttctgAACAAGTCATCAACTGGAGAAATTAGGCATGACATGAGTATGGGCCTCAAtaaatagatccaaaccatcaACATATGTTGAAGTTTCAGCTTCTTTTCAGAAAGAAGATCTGCAATTCTTTATAGTGAAATCTTTTGAATTATAATCCCTTTCACTATTAAAGGATAAAGCAAGAAATCTACAGCATACAGTATATGTATGGAAAACACTGATCAACACAAGCTAATTATAGAGTTACaagatttaattattttttcaataattaaAGCAATAATTAAATCTATGAAGGGATAACATTCCCTTCTACTTAATAATAAACTTCTTAGAACACTCATGTGGGGAGCAAATGGTTGGCGCACGTCTTTCTGTGTTTAGTTCTATTTTATTAAGTTGGACTACCCACTAGTTCATTGAGTATGCCATTAACTATAATAGCACTTAGTAAGatggtttaatttttttaatcctctGTGATCTTCAAAGAGATCTTTCAGACTTAaactaatatatttttaaatagaaGCCCATGACTTGTTTCATAAGCCGTGGAATAATCCTTCAGGGTCACTCAAATGGACTCCATCTGGGAGTCATAAACTTTTAATTAATATACGGGAGGAAGATATACTCACCTAGATGTCCTTAATTATCTGATGTAGTACGTTTTTCTTAATCAAGAAGTGCAATGAACAGCAAGTTATAAGCTTTTGACCGTGAGAATTGGGTTGCTTCAGGTAAGAAATTTTCATGTTGATCCAACGTACATTTAATGTACACCAATTTTGAGCTATACTATTTAGAAATAATACTTCGGTGGTTTCAAAGCTGAGGTTTTCCAACACTATTTGTGTAGGATTTTAGAATGGGGTTCATGGTTGACCACATGTACGGTGCTGTCATCCACATTATCCATAGTGGCTGCTCTGCATGCCATGTCTCCGTCAATAACATCCCATGAGTTTTTACAACTCCTTTTTTGGCCACATGGCAGAATGCTTTTGGCTGTGAATTACCACATAGCTTGGAGCCTAGTATTGGTGGTGGCACACGTGTATATCTTTGAGGTCACCACATCCAATAATAAAGGGATTAGCAACTTGGTTTCTTACATTTTCCTGCTCCCAAACAGGAAACTTTggtttgaaaaatgaaaattaaatctTGTACTAGAACAactctgtaaaaaaaaaaaaaacaaaagaataactTGTTTTGATGCCattgtttttggatttttcctttgaTCAGTTGTTCTATGTTTTAGGGTCAATCTACAGCAGTGGATAAAACTGCTAATGTCGTGTTGGATATTGAGAGCTTACTACAGTTGACAGACAAAAGCTCAGGAAGCCCAAAAATGACTGTAAGTAACGAATTCCTATACAAGTCTCAAGTGATTTAATTGCATTTCGTTCCCACACCCTTCCCAGACCCCATAACTTATTTATTGTTTCCTTCTCTAGAGAAAACTCTCACGAAAAGGTTCTTTTCGGATAGAGAGACGGTGTCATGCTGAAGAGGAAGATATAGATGAACCATcaaaaaagattcttttgaaaggTGCGGACTGGCTCATTAATAATGTTAGAGATTGTGATTCCCATTGATTTAGAAATAATAATCCTTATTTATGGAGGTTATAGAAATTAACATCTTCCCtatcacttctagattttgtaTCACTTCCCAATTCATGAGTCTGCTGCAATCAGATATGATCTAAGCAGATGACTCTAgctattaataaaaatatcaataaattggagatcaaacaccaagagcCCAAGggagacaatttttttttttttgggatttagGTTACATGACTCTGTTTGCATGCTGATATGGCTAAATCATCCCTTTTGCAGTGTATTCGCAGTTGGAGCCACTGAAGCAGCCATTGATCACTACCAAAGCTTGCACAACAGCCACAACCATAGCCACCCTCAATGGTCCTAATCTCATGGAGGCAAGTGATGGGCGGAGTAAGAGACTCAATCGCCTTATATCCCCCAATCCAAGGAAgatccttctcttctttgcaACAGTGTAAGTGCATGCACACTCGCTAATTCATTACTGAAAGTTGCCATggcctctccttcctctttctaAAATCTGGAAATAATGAAGCCAAAATATCGAAATGAATGATTGAAGGTGCTTCCAGTTGTCCCAACAAATGATAGGGTTGCAATATTATTGACCCAACCCAGCTATCAAGTAGCAACCCCATTTAAGTGAATCTTGGTATGCCTATGAATTTGAGGGTCAACccctaaaaaatattaattagtTCACAACTTCTCTCCATGAATTTGAGGTCCAACCTGGCCAAAATTGAAAGTCAAGCAGAATCCAAGTCAACTCGCTGCAACTTCTGCCAGCCAAATATTTGATGGTTTGGGCCCAATCAACTTCTGTGAAAAAGCAACTGGATATCCAATCAACACTGGATTAATATTGTTTTTTTAAGGCCTATAACAGCTGATTAGAAGTATTATATGCATACATAATTGTGGGCCATCACCTAATATAATGGTGACAGCTGATCATTAGATATTGCATTAAAATTTGTGGGTCATCCCCTATAGTTATGGTACTAAGGAATCATGATACACTAATGAATAAGTACTAATGGGCTGTAACAGCTATTAGAAGAATCAATTGCATGAAAAAATGTGGGCCATCACCTAAAGGTTATTGTGACTAGGAACCATCATACACTAATAAATTTCTGTTGATCTGTGATTGATTCATGACCACTAAATGCGGTGTGGGCACTTGATATTGATAGCATTAGACTTCATTTCTTTTGCTGGCTTTGTAGATGTAAGAGGAGACATGAAGCCAGCAAGCTCTTAATTGATATTTATTGGGTGCACCATATTTTAGAAGAATCAATTGGAATCTTTCATTTGAGGAGAGATCCCCTCATTTTATATTTATCTAATTAAAGATGTctggttctttgatttggtgGGTTCAGGTCCAGCATTGGCACGATGATTCTCATCTACTTCACACTGGCCATTAAAAGAAAGGTTGAGCATCAGGGAGGGTAGGCGAGGAACATCAACAATTTATTGCAACAGAAGTTGATTGGTTCAgagccatatatatatatatcctctcTCTTATGTTCTCCGTTATGTCTCTGAACCTGGGGAGCCCACAGTTAGCAAACGAGAGCTGAGCTTTTTGAATGATCTTACTGGTTTGCTGAATCTAAGCCCTTAATGTTTTGAATAGTCTTGTAGCTATCAATTGACAGAAAAGAGCAATGAAGTCGCTGGCCCACGGGGTCACCACATTgggagatttttcttttttgggcgcccggggggggggggggggggcgggtgGTGGGGTGTTTGTAATGCTGGGTTAGAAGACTTTTTTCTATTATGGTTCTCCAGTGTACTCAGTGAATCTGTTTTGAGTCATCCTTAAAGCTCCATTTGGTTATTTAGTTGCAATGGGAATagggaattgaaatttttatattttaaaagaaaatgtttatgatcatttcttcatatgattgcataaactgtttaatttttaatcatatttggtaatgatatattttatatataatttttattttacatattatatcaaaggattttgaatttgaatttaatgttaaagtcacatgggtaatgattatatatatatatatatatatagtatgtatatatacatatatttttaagtatagaaattttattttctttcactttaatttcttttacaACCAAATATAGCCTAAAGAATGGTTTTTATCATTGTCTAATGATCAGTATAGATGTTCACTAAATTTCCTGATTCTGCATTTGGTGCATTTGGTTGCACAGAAAGAGaccgaaaaaaaataaataaataaatgatttctCATATGGAGGGTTGGAGGGTCAAATTCAACAACTTCGTTATGGGACGGGTTaatgctttaatttttttttccaaaaaattaaacatatttGAGATTTACATTTTTATAAGAGgataaatgatttaatttggTTGAAATTTTCATGTAGTTAATGAAGATCGATTCTTACATACTCAAAACTGTTCCACACTGCACAATTAGGTGTATCATCGATTTTTTATTAGATGGGGAATTGAGTGCTTAATTCTCTCTGGTCGTGGCTCTCCTGTTTAGAAGACATGAATGGCGGCAAAATGATGCACCTAGCCATAAAACCTAGAAAACCCATCTACTGTGTGGGCCCCTTCGTTGgtccttttctttgtttatagattttttcttgtattttttgggATAATATTCTGTTTACAATTGTCAGCTTTTCAAGTCTTCATAGTTtttcctacccaaaaaaaaaaaaatcttcttctaatatattttttctctcaCACCCCATagagtggggtggggtgggatggTTATCTGAAGGGAAGGGGATCCAGACTTTGGGTTGGGTGGGCTTGGGCACGGAAGCCATAGGTCATGACCCACAATATTTATCTCTCCGACCAGCCATGAGCTAGAATGAGCATTATGTGGGTCATTCTGAGCTTGGGTTTGGGCTTGGGCGTGGGCTCATAATGAAGGAAACGGGAGGGAGAGGCTCAAGAGCgttgggtttgggttgggtAGGTGGTTGTCGGATAAAGTGGGGTGGATGAGTGTGGTTTTTGGTTAGGGGATCTTTCAACCGTTGGATTCCCTCATTGTCAGATGTCGCAGATTGAAAGCTCATTAGGAGAATTCTTCACTTGAGAGGATCTTACTCCTATCAAAAAAGGTTGTGAAAGTCAGATTTAGGGCTATGTTTGGTGGTCaagagtaaaaga is a window from the Macadamia integrifolia cultivar HAES 741 chromosome 5, SCU_Mint_v3, whole genome shotgun sequence genome containing:
- the LOC122078188 gene encoding uncharacterized protein LOC122078188, with amino-acid sequence MGEALMQGQSTAVDKTANVVLDIESLLQLTDKSSGSPKMTRKLSRKGSFRIERRCHAEEEDIDEPSKKILLKVYSQLEPLKQPLITTKACTTATTIATLNGPNLMEASDGRSKRLNRLISPNPRKILLFFATVSSIGTMILIYFTLAIKRKVEHQGG